A window of Erpetoichthys calabaricus chromosome 12, fErpCal1.3, whole genome shotgun sequence contains these coding sequences:
- the LOC127529817 gene encoding myoglobin-like, which translates to MSACVTDCVTVFSFWAPVDADPRCYGEIILLCLFDTHPDVQKLFPKFAGLPKEQLQNNPNLQAYGEIVVCKLTEILKVKGEHKEPMKALAESHAKQHKIPLVNFQIISEVIDTVVAEKLDGFGPDAQTCLKNVLKQFQIDFGSLL; encoded by the coding sequence ATGAGTGCTTGTGTTACTGATTGTGTGACTGTGTTCTCTTTCTGGGCTCCCGTGGATGCTGATCCCAGATGCTATGGGGAGATTATTCTCCTATGCTTGTTTGATACCCATCCAGATGTTCAGAAGCTATTCCCTAAATTTGCTGGCCTTCCCAAGGAGCAGCTGCAGAACAATCCTAATCTCCAGGCCTATGGGGAAATTGTGGTTTGCAAGCTGACAGAAATCCTGAAAGTGAAAGGGGAACACAAGGAACCCATGAAGGCTCTGGCAGAAAGTCATGCCAAGCAGCACAAGATCCCTCTGGTTAACTTTCAGATCATCAGTGAAGTTATTGACACAGTGGTAGCAGAGAAGCTTGATGGATTTGGTCCTGATGCTCAAACATGCCTAAAGAATGTGCTGAAGCAGTTTCAGATTGACTTTGGGAGCTTGTTATGA